From one Flavobacterium kingsejongi genomic stretch:
- a CDS encoding ABC transporter ATP-binding protein: MIEIKDLHKSYTTGTTELHVLKGINFSVKEGELVSIMGSSGSGKSTLLNIIGILDEADSGSYILDNVPIKNLNETIASRYRNQFLGFIFQSFNLINYKSALDNVALPLYYQGVKRAERNDIAMHYLEKVGLAQWSHHLPNEMSGGQKQRVAIARALASNPKVLLADEPTGALDTKTSYEVMDLIQGINDEGKTILIVTHEPDIAEMTKRIVNLKDGLIIEDKPVTQIRASNYV; encoded by the coding sequence ATGATTGAAATTAAAGATTTGCACAAGTCTTATACGACAGGCACTACAGAACTCCATGTTTTAAAGGGGATTAATTTTTCGGTAAAAGAAGGAGAGCTGGTTTCAATCATGGGATCTTCGGGATCGGGTAAATCTACCTTATTGAATATCATTGGTATATTGGACGAAGCAGATAGTGGCAGCTATATACTCGATAATGTTCCCATAAAAAATCTGAATGAAACCATTGCTTCCCGATACCGAAACCAGTTTTTAGGTTTTATTTTCCAGTCGTTTAATTTGATCAATTATAAAAGTGCATTAGATAATGTTGCACTGCCCTTATATTATCAAGGCGTTAAAAGAGCAGAAAGAAATGACATTGCGATGCATTATCTCGAAAAAGTAGGGCTCGCACAATGGTCGCATCATTTACCAAATGAAATGTCGGGTGGGCAGAAACAACGGGTAGCTATTGCCCGTGCGCTGGCTTCAAACCCTAAGGTCTTGCTGGCTGATGAGCCTACAGGGGCATTGGACACCAAGACTTCCTATGAGGTTATGGATCTGATACAGGGGATTAATGATGAAGGAAAGACCATTCTTATCGTTACCCATGAGCCCGATATTGCAGAAATGACCAAACGAATTGTCAACCTCAAAGATGGACTGATTATAGAAGATAAACCTGTAACCCAAATCAGAGCCTCAAACTATGTTTAA
- a CDS encoding cytochrome C oxidase subunit IV family protein, which produces MAHEHVSNTKRIWYVFAILSVITIVEVFLGIVKPPFLHNTDFLHLHLLNWIFIILTVVKAYYIMWAFMHLEGEKSSFRWSVVAPLVFLIIYLVFILLVEGNYIFGVYHNSQFKWVF; this is translated from the coding sequence ATGGCACACGAGCACGTTTCTAATACAAAAAGAATTTGGTATGTTTTCGCAATTTTATCTGTGATCACTATCGTTGAAGTTTTCCTGGGGATTGTTAAACCTCCATTTTTACATAACACAGACTTTCTTCATCTCCACCTGTTGAACTGGATATTCATTATCCTGACAGTGGTTAAAGCATATTATATTATGTGGGCATTTATGCACTTAGAAGGAGAAAAAAGTAGTTTCAGATGGTCCGTTGTGGCCCCTTTGGTATTCTTAATTATCTATTTAGTGTTCATCTTACTAGTTGAAGGTAATTATATTTTTGGTGTGTATCATAATTCACAGTTTAAGTGGGTTTTTTAA
- a CDS encoding ABC transporter permease produces MFSRDKWSEVMEALTSNPFRTFLTAFGVFWGIFILVILLAASTGLENGVKRGFGGMSTNSMFIWTNSTSKPYQGLPQGRSFNFKNDDVAALKREIKGLKYVSPRNEFGDFRGKNNVVRGTKTGAYTIYGDSPEFILQQPMDILKGRFINQTDIEQKRKVVIIGQALVDELYTKGEEILGSYIKLSGVNFMVVGVYHSNSTMGGNAEAQQKQAFIPVTTFQQVFNYGDVVGWMVITANDDESITVLKEKITALLKQRHKINPLDDRAIGNFDLYQEYSKINGLFTILKAVSYLVGILILFSGVIGIVNIMLIVVKERTREIGIRRALGATPWVIRAQILTESVVLTTLAGMTGIAFATGIIWIANKQLDGIVNKNEVMFANPTVNLWVVFVALMILIGAGLLAGFIPAQTAIRVKPIDALRTE; encoded by the coding sequence ATGTTTAGTAGAGATAAATGGTCAGAGGTCATGGAAGCATTGACCAGTAATCCCTTTCGGACTTTTTTGACCGCATTTGGGGTTTTTTGGGGCATCTTCATCCTGGTGATCTTACTTGCGGCCAGCACTGGACTTGAGAATGGTGTGAAAAGGGGGTTCGGCGGAATGTCAACGAATTCGATGTTTATCTGGACGAATTCGACATCCAAACCTTATCAGGGATTGCCACAAGGCCGGTCTTTTAATTTTAAAAATGACGATGTTGCAGCCCTGAAAAGGGAGATAAAAGGATTGAAGTATGTCTCTCCACGGAATGAATTTGGAGATTTTAGAGGTAAAAATAATGTGGTACGAGGAACCAAAACAGGTGCTTATACGATTTATGGGGACAGTCCGGAGTTTATACTTCAGCAGCCGATGGATATCCTGAAAGGGCGATTCATCAATCAAACGGATATTGAGCAAAAAAGAAAAGTAGTAATAATCGGGCAGGCACTTGTGGATGAGCTGTATACTAAAGGAGAAGAAATACTGGGTTCTTATATAAAGCTCAGTGGGGTTAATTTTATGGTGGTTGGAGTATACCATAGTAATTCTACCATGGGAGGGAATGCCGAAGCACAACAGAAGCAAGCCTTTATTCCTGTTACCACATTTCAACAGGTTTTTAATTATGGAGATGTAGTGGGCTGGATGGTTATTACGGCCAATGATGATGAATCGATTACGGTATTGAAGGAAAAAATAACAGCCTTGCTCAAACAAAGGCACAAGATTAACCCATTGGACGATCGTGCAATTGGTAATTTTGACCTCTATCAGGAATATAGTAAAATCAATGGGCTCTTTACAATATTGAAAGCCGTTTCTTATTTGGTCGGGATTTTAATCCTTTTTTCTGGGGTTATTGGTATTGTAAATATCATGCTGATTGTAGTAAAAGAACGTACCCGGGAGATTGGTATACGAAGGGCTTTGGGGGCTACGCCCTGGGTGATCCGTGCACAGATACTGACAGAATCGGTAGTGCTTACCACATTAGCAGGAATGACAGGGATTGCTTTTGCAACAGGAATTATATGGATTGCCAATAAACAACTCGATGGAATTGTGAATAAAAACGAAGTAATGTTTGCTAACCCGACTGTAAATCTTTGGGTCGTTTTTGTTGCACTTATGATTTTGATAGGGGCCGGACTGCTGGCTGGTTTTATACCGGCACAAACAGCAATACGCGTGAAACCAATTGATGCATTACGAACAGAATAA
- a CDS encoding SCO family protein — translation MMKNKSYIGISFIILIFGIYAIPKIISRLQNHEVVQGDRLNKIGPDEKSVNKASDLYTVGPVPQFILTNQDNQRISNKDYQGKVFLVEFFFSTCPTICPIMNQNMRVIDDLFYNNPQFGIVSITINPEFDTPEVLKKHAQDLGVKSKDWNFLTGDQEYIHDLSNKGFNIYTGQNSKVAGGFEHSGLFALVDKKGNIRCRKDEFGNPIVYYDGIEKKGLAMIKEDIRKLLAE, via the coding sequence ATTATGAAGAATAAATCATACATCGGAATTTCATTTATCATATTGATTTTTGGAATTTATGCCATCCCTAAAATTATAAGCAGGCTCCAGAATCATGAAGTGGTTCAGGGCGATCGGTTGAATAAAATTGGACCGGATGAAAAATCAGTCAATAAAGCCAGTGATTTATATACTGTAGGTCCAGTACCTCAGTTTATACTGACCAATCAGGACAACCAGCGTATATCCAATAAAGACTACCAGGGTAAAGTGTTTTTAGTAGAATTTTTCTTTTCGACCTGTCCGACCATTTGCCCGATTATGAACCAGAATATGAGGGTGATTGATGATTTGTTTTATAACAACCCACAATTTGGAATTGTGTCCATTACCATTAATCCTGAATTTGATACTCCGGAAGTTTTGAAAAAACATGCTCAGGATTTAGGAGTGAAATCCAAAGACTGGAATTTCCTGACGGGTGATCAGGAGTACATTCATGATTTATCCAACAAAGGATTTAATATTTATACCGGTCAGAATTCGAAAGTAGCAGGTGGATTCGAACACTCGGGACTGTTTGCTTTGGTTGATAAAAAAGGCAATATCCGATGCCGCAAAGACGAATTTGGCAATCCTATAGTGTATTATGATGGGATTGAAAAGAAAGGCCTTGCCATGATTAAAGAAGATATCAGAAAATTATTAGCAGAATAA
- a CDS encoding ABC transporter permease, whose protein sequence is MFNLERWQEIFEAISKNKLRTILTGVSVASGIFILVILLGAGKGIENGIQKQFEQDAVNRISVWTNVTTKEYKGLNLGRRIQLHNLDFDNSVRQFGENLENKSSVYSIWSGNVVFGKETGTYRVEGVHPDYQFIENAGMLKGRFINYSDLKNFEKSAVIGNKVSNDIFKKGEQPLGQKINIAGGMYTVVGVFTDPGGEREESRVFLPISTAQKAFSAGDTIRSLAYTLEKRASFDQAVAESDAFAKQLGVMLRKNHTVAPDDEGAITIHSSLEEAKKVYMMTDIIRYFFWTVGILTIIAGVVGVGNIMLIIVKERTKEIGIRKALGAPPLSIITMILQESVFVTTIAGFTGLLLGMLVWEFIGPMVQSDFFYHPEVDFNIAITTLLILVIAGAFAGFIPAYRAAKIKPIIALRDE, encoded by the coding sequence ATGTTTAACCTTGAACGCTGGCAGGAAATCTTTGAAGCCATATCTAAAAATAAACTTCGTACAATCCTTACGGGGGTTTCGGTTGCGTCCGGGATTTTTATCCTCGTGATTTTATTAGGTGCCGGTAAGGGAATTGAAAACGGAATTCAAAAACAGTTCGAGCAGGATGCCGTTAACCGGATTTCGGTATGGACGAATGTAACGACAAAAGAATACAAAGGCCTTAATTTGGGAAGGCGAATCCAATTGCATAACCTCGATTTCGATAACTCCGTACGCCAGTTTGGAGAAAATCTGGAGAATAAATCTTCCGTATACAGTATCTGGAGTGGTAATGTAGTATTCGGTAAAGAAACCGGAACGTATCGTGTGGAAGGGGTACATCCTGATTATCAGTTTATCGAAAATGCAGGAATGCTAAAAGGCCGTTTTATCAATTATTCCGATTTAAAGAATTTTGAAAAATCGGCCGTAATCGGAAATAAAGTCTCCAATGATATCTTTAAAAAAGGAGAACAGCCTTTAGGCCAAAAAATTAATATTGCTGGAGGGATGTATACCGTTGTTGGTGTATTTACCGATCCGGGAGGGGAACGGGAAGAAAGCAGGGTGTTTCTGCCCATTTCAACAGCACAGAAAGCATTTAGCGCTGGCGATACCATCCGTAGCCTTGCGTACACACTTGAGAAAAGGGCTTCGTTCGACCAGGCTGTAGCCGAATCGGATGCTTTTGCAAAACAATTGGGTGTCATGTTACGTAAAAACCACACTGTAGCACCGGATGATGAAGGGGCAATAACAATTCACAGTTCATTGGAAGAGGCGAAAAAAGTATATATGATGACCGATATTATACGGTATTTCTTTTGGACCGTCGGGATTTTAACTATTATTGCCGGCGTGGTAGGTGTTGGGAATATTATGCTAATTATTGTCAAAGAGCGCACAAAGGAAATTGGTATCCGAAAAGCATTAGGCGCACCGCCATTATCTATTATCACGATGATCTTACAGGAATCTGTTTTCGTGACTACTATTGCAGGATTTACAGGTTTGCTTTTGGGCATGCTCGTTTGGGAGTTCATTGGGCCAATGGTACAAAGTGATTTTTTCTACCATCCTGAAGTAGATTTTAATATTGCCATAACAACGTTGTTGATTCTGGTAATTGCGGGAGCGTTTGCAGGATTTATTCCGGCATATCGCGCCGCAAAAATTAAACCGATAATCGCATTAAGAGATGAATAA
- a CDS encoding DUF4403 family protein, whose protein sequence is MKCIALLFTVLLFSGCSVTQKIDTVKPEPDTTGVIAYETETSFINMPVSIKLKDIAFQTNKILNGLIYEDNNITDDALELKIWKQAPIEIKEENGKIKTILPLKILAKYRYGTQAFGVSMYDTREFNMNGVITLVSDINLSNWKVQTTTSLKTLDWKESPSINIAGKSVAITYLMNPAIRIFKSKLEKTIDDAMKKSMDFKPNVMDALAKISNPVEMSAAYESWLRLVPLELYSTDAVLKKDVITMEMGLKCNMETFIGQQPKNNFDKDKIILKPVTKMPNEITANIAAISTYADAAKIMNKNFQGQEFGSGSKKVKVLNVDLWQKDSKMIIALQLSGSLNGTIYLAGYPQYNSLTKEIYFDQLDYVVDTKSRLIKTANWLAQGMILRKMQESCRYSIQPNLEEGKANMMKYLSNYSPMPGVFINGKSDGIEFKKIKLTSNAIIAFLSIKGKINVSIDGLQ, encoded by the coding sequence ATGAAATGCATAGCGCTCTTATTTACAGTCCTGCTATTTTCAGGCTGTTCTGTTACACAAAAAATTGATACGGTAAAACCCGAACCCGATACTACGGGTGTGATTGCTTATGAAACTGAAACGTCCTTTATCAACATGCCAGTTTCTATCAAACTCAAAGACATCGCATTCCAGACCAACAAAATCCTAAATGGCCTCATCTATGAAGATAATAACATTACTGATGATGCCCTGGAACTTAAAATCTGGAAGCAGGCACCTATAGAAATCAAAGAAGAAAATGGAAAGATAAAAACCATTTTACCACTGAAAATACTCGCTAAATACCGTTATGGCACCCAGGCATTTGGTGTTTCAATGTATGACACACGTGAATTCAATATGAATGGAGTGATAACTCTGGTTAGTGACATCAATCTGAGCAACTGGAAAGTCCAGACCACAACTTCCTTAAAGACGCTGGACTGGAAAGAAAGCCCTTCCATAAACATTGCCGGAAAAAGTGTTGCCATTACCTACCTGATGAATCCAGCGATACGCATTTTTAAATCAAAATTGGAAAAGACAATCGATGACGCCATGAAAAAATCCATGGATTTCAAACCCAATGTCATGGATGCTTTGGCAAAAATTTCAAACCCGGTAGAAATGAGTGCCGCTTATGAATCCTGGTTACGCCTTGTACCCCTGGAACTCTATTCCACTGATGCCGTATTAAAAAAAGATGTGATCACCATGGAAATGGGGCTCAAATGCAATATGGAAACGTTTATTGGCCAGCAGCCAAAGAACAATTTCGACAAAGACAAAATTATATTGAAGCCTGTAACAAAAATGCCTAATGAGATTACTGCCAATATTGCTGCTATTTCTACTTATGCAGATGCGGCAAAAATCATGAACAAGAACTTCCAGGGACAGGAGTTTGGTTCCGGAAGCAAAAAAGTAAAAGTCTTAAATGTTGATTTATGGCAGAAAGACAGCAAGATGATTATTGCGCTTCAATTATCAGGCTCGTTGAACGGAACCATTTACCTCGCCGGATACCCACAATACAACAGCCTTACGAAAGAAATTTATTTTGATCAGCTGGACTATGTAGTCGACACCAAAAGCCGCCTGATTAAAACAGCAAACTGGCTGGCACAAGGAATGATTTTACGAAAAATGCAGGAGAGCTGCCGTTATTCTATACAACCCAACCTGGAAGAAGGAAAGGCGAATATGATGAAGTACCTATCCAACTATTCCCCTATGCCTGGTGTTTTCATCAATGGAAAATCAGACGGAATCGAATTCAAAAAAATCAAGCTTACTTCCAATGCGATCATTGCATTCCTTTCGATCAAAGGAAAAATAAATGTCAGTATTGATGGGTTGCAATAA
- a CDS encoding cytochrome c oxidase subunit 3 translates to MGATVTTISAEGKTWGGGNEPLGASYGKMMMWFFIVTDALTFAGFLAAYGFTRFKFIGTWPIADEVFNHFPFMHGTDAPMYYVALMTFILIFSSVTMVLAVDAGHHMKKNKVVIYMFLTIIGGLIFLGSQAWEWKNFIKGEYGAIETKGGAILQFVDTNGKRVALADFAASIPHERVQDTRDKGLWFTSESGTLPSYTIAEVVEGFKAHPDVLIRTEVLNKDKKKTVLSRAESIEKLKDAKYVVEGANLIRNEYGNKTFANFFFFITGFHGFHVFTGVMINIIIFFNVLVGTYEKRRSYEMVEKVGLYWHFVDLVWVFVFTFFYLV, encoded by the coding sequence ATGGGAGCGACAGTTACTACAATAAGTGCTGAAGGCAAAACTTGGGGCGGCGGAAACGAGCCGTTAGGAGCAAGCTATGGTAAAATGATGATGTGGTTTTTCATCGTAACAGATGCATTAACCTTCGCAGGATTTTTAGCTGCATACGGATTTACAAGATTTAAATTCATTGGAACCTGGCCTATTGCCGACGAGGTGTTTAATCACTTTCCGTTCATGCACGGAACAGATGCACCGATGTACTATGTGGCATTGATGACTTTTATTCTGATATTTTCGTCTGTAACAATGGTTTTGGCCGTTGATGCAGGTCATCATATGAAAAAGAATAAAGTAGTAATTTACATGTTTCTTACCATTATTGGTGGTTTGATATTCTTAGGGTCACAAGCCTGGGAGTGGAAAAACTTTATCAAAGGAGAATATGGTGCTATTGAAACTAAAGGTGGGGCTATCCTTCAATTCGTAGATACGAATGGCAAAAGAGTAGCATTAGCTGATTTCGCAGCTTCCATTCCTCATGAGCGTGTACAGGATACCCGTGATAAAGGACTTTGGTTTACCAGCGAAAGCGGTACTTTACCTTCGTATACCATTGCAGAAGTAGTGGAAGGATTCAAAGCACATCCAGACGTTTTGATCCGTACTGAGGTTTTGAATAAAGACAAGAAAAAAACAGTATTGAGCAGAGCTGAATCAATTGAGAAATTGAAAGATGCGAAATATGTGGTGGAAGGTGCAAACCTGATCCGAAATGAATATGGTAATAAAACGTTCGCTAACTTCTTTTTCTTCATTACTGGATTTCACGGATTCCACGTATTTACAGGAGTTATGATCAATATTATTATTTTCTTTAATGTTCTTGTAGGAACATATGAGAAAAGAAGGAGTTATGAGATGGTTGAAAAAGTAGGACTATACTGGCACTTTGTGGATTTAGTATGGGTATTCGTATTCACATTCTTCTATTTAGTTTAA
- a CDS encoding DUF420 domain-containing protein, with the protein MENSAIEKKYNVWIAVLSIAIPVVVAILFFVKLKDFGFDVKPLTFLPPIYATINGITAVVLLLAFWAIKNKKVQLHQNLMKTAIALSVAFLGMYVAYHMTSESTKYGGEGTMRLVYFLILITHIILSIIIIPLVLISYVRALAQRFDRHRKIARITFPIWLYVAITGVIVYLMISPYYIQ; encoded by the coding sequence ATGGAAAATTCAGCAATTGAAAAAAAGTATAATGTTTGGATCGCAGTCTTATCGATTGCAATTCCGGTAGTAGTTGCCATTCTTTTCTTTGTAAAGTTAAAAGACTTTGGTTTTGATGTAAAACCATTGACCTTTCTGCCTCCAATATACGCAACGATAAACGGGATTACTGCAGTGGTGTTGCTGCTGGCATTTTGGGCAATTAAAAATAAAAAGGTGCAGTTGCATCAAAATCTGATGAAAACGGCTATCGCGCTATCTGTAGCTTTTCTCGGGATGTATGTTGCTTACCACATGACATCGGAATCAACCAAATATGGTGGAGAAGGAACGATGCGCTTAGTGTATTTTCTGATCCTGATTACCCATATCATTTTATCTATTATCATTATTCCATTGGTCCTGATCAGTTATGTGAGGGCTTTGGCACAACGTTTTGACAGGCACCGTAAAATAGCACGTATCACCTTTCCAATTTGGCTTTATGTTGCTATCACAGGTGTAATTGTGTATTTGATGATTTCACCGTATTACATACAATAA